TaaccacagagagaagaaaactgaCCATTAACAGGGAgctttccctcattttttttttacaattttatttatttttagaaagaagggatggagggagaaagaataagagaaacatcaatgttcgagATCCATCaattgcatgcccccaactggggacctggcctgtaacccaggtatgtgtctggactgggaatcgaactggacctctcagtttgcaggctggcgctggGGCCCTCTCCCTCTCAAGAGTACAGGCACCTCCTCAAATACTCTGAATACTTCTACCAAAACCCACCACACTGTGTCACAGGAGTGATGGCTCCAGCTCCAGCTATGCCCTAGATAGCTGTGTATCCTTGGATGACTCGCTTGACATCCCTGGGGCTCAGCCTGCTTACCTGTAAACCCAGAGGCTGACCCCGCAGGGTGTTCCCCTTTAGTTGAAAGAACTTTAGAGGTTTTTTCCCCACTTCTCCAACCCTACTTtccccatttaaaaacaaaacaaaacaaaacaccaaagcTGTGGGTAGAATGGGTTTTAAAGAAACAGCAAACAGCTTCTTACTCATTATACACTTTCCAGGCATTGCATCCGTGCTGTGACATTAGTTCCAGATTCTCAATCCGAACTGCCTGATGCTCCAACTGGGCCATGGAATTGTTCACGCACTCTTGCCAGGCGGTGATGTCATTTTTCTGACCCGAAGACGGGGCTGGCAGTTCATACCTGAGATGAAAGAACACTGTGACCATACGGTCCCCCAAACCTGTACCTCTCCTCCCAACAGATGCCTCAGGGGCCTACGCACACTTTAGCAACTGGAGAAGACGAAGAAGTACACCTTACAATAATCAAAAACTATCCTAAAAACAATCAATTTACAAATAAGACTTAGCAAAGTTATATACAGTCACAAAAACCACCCACATCAATGTGAACCCAGTCACTAAGCTACAATACATTCATATGAAGGGTCGTTATATTAGACATTAAATGATGTTACTGAcaaaaacttaaaacattaaaatgtttgtaaaacaGTAAGGGAAAAGTAAGACATGCACAAAACTATACTATCATTTTTGTAAAACACACCTGTGGtccatccaccccccccccccacatacccGCGCCCCTCCAGAAAAAAACCCGAACCCCACCCTGTTCTCTCCGCACACTGCCCAGTCCCCCAACACTCTTCGCAATGTCGTCTCAGTATTCATGAGTTCCTACAAACTAAGTTTTTATGttcatttaagtatttttattagatACTGTAAAAACTCCAAATATTCTCATGAAGAATTCAGGGATATGCAACTGGGATCAAGAAGTAAtaagccagtttttaaaaaaaacctttaagccctgcctggtgtggctcagtggactgagcgccggccctcgaaccaaagggtcactggttggattcccagtcagggcacaagtctgggttgcaggctgggtccctggttgggacatgCGAGAGACAagcacacatcgatgtttctctccttctcttcccttctctttataaatgaatgaatgaatgaatgaataaaataaaaaacagctttaCACATACCTTATATAATACTTTCAAATCTGACTATAATCTACATACAGTAAGAAACATTTTACACTGTGAGCCACTATACAGATACACAGCTGAACCAGCATTTCACAAAACAATACTTACCTTTACATGCAATGCATTCTGACATTTTCTACCCTATGTCTCTTCACAAGTGTTTTACTCAATGTACTTCACCACCTGCTGTTTAACGGGTCATGTTTGAGACACACTGCCCTGCAGGAGCTACTCTCAGGAGTATCTTCAGGGCAGAAGCGCCAGGACATGGGAGAGCTGAGGAGTCTTGGAGGTTGTTCTGCCTCATTGCCCAGGCCAGACAGGACAGGGAGCACAAGGAAAGAAGTCCAGTCCTCTGGCTGTGCAGGCTCAAATCCCTCCTACAACCTGCACACGTACTGCCCGTGGCGCCCTAGCCAAGGACTTGGCTCTGACAGAGGGCTTCATGGTTCTCATTATTCCACGGTATTTTCGAGCTGAAAGGACCGCAGATGGTAAGCAATCCGATCCTCCCTCTTAGAGGGTGTTTGGGATTTTTCCCGAGGAAGGAGAAACGGTTTTGTAGTGAAAGGGCGCAGGAGGGGAGACGTGGGACCACAGTCACGCCCTCCAGGCACTCTGTGTTTGCTGAAGCTGTCTTGTACGTGTGAGGCAGCCATCACCAGAAGCCACCAGACTCATTTTAGCAGTGAGGAACTAGATGTAGAATCAGGAACATTCCCCtgggaaatcttttttaaaaaattttatttatttttagagagagggaaaaggggggagaaagagagggagagaaacatcgatgtgtgagagatatgtCAATCGGTTgcctcacaggcccccaactggggacatggcctgaaacccaggcacgtgccctgactgggagttgaaccagcaacctttcagtttgaagGCCAGTGTACAATCCAAGGatccatgccagccagggctccctgggaaAATCTTGAACATGAACTTCAGTACAATTTACTATTCCCCTGTGGCTGGATTTTAACACATCTGCATTTTATATAATGGTGCAAAGAGTACCTTTGAACATTAACACAAGATTATATGAAACACTACAGcctgaaaaaacaaatatataaaaacagacaAGGAATTTTCCTCTTCAACGTCTGCTTTAGCATGGCTACTGGAgttttactaaaaaaattaagattaaagTAAACAATGATTTGAGCCCAGCTGAACCCAGAAACAGGACTGACTTACCGCTTCATACTGAGCAATTCGATTGGTTGCCGGGCAGCCAGTCTTTCAAATTCATTTCTCATTATGTCAGTCTAAGGTATAAATTGGAGAAAGAATTGTTtccaaaataatacaaattaaaatcaactACCACCGAACACACAATGCATCTAACCTACGTAAATATTTATACTTTACGTTACCCGTTACAATGGATCATTTCCCTTCTCACAAGTCTCTGGGTTAACTGTGCTCCAGGATCTGGAGAACATACGCACACATTTCAGATATAAAGGGGCCCACAGAGCAAAGGATTAATCCTAGAGAAGTGGTTCTCAGTCCCAGGCGCACAAGAGAATCAGCTGGGAGCTTTGAAAGCAATTGCGATCTCAGCCACATCCCACCTCTCCCCCCCAGTCCCACTTAACTGCTCTGAGGTCGAGACTGGATACGattataacttttgtttttaactcacCAGTTGCTTATAAGATAGCACTAGTGTTGAGAACCATGGACCTAAGTATTCATTgcgggtggggaagagagggctTGGGCATAAAATAACTTGCTTTAGGGATATGAGCCTAAGCATAGTTTCCGTTTGGGTTCTGGTTGTTCTTTTCCCACTTTACTTTTTGCAAAGAATGGAGAATGGGGAATGGGCAAAATGAAGTGGTTTCTGTTATCTGGCCTAACAATTTTACAGGCTTTAAAAAGACTGGTATAACTCTATTTCTCTGGGGTCCAATGTTTTGGTCGATATCCTATTCCATTTGTTCTGCACCTTTCCAGCCCTGAATATAAAGAACTGCTTAAGTGAAGTATTTATAGCAGCATCTCAGTTTTCCCATGTAATTTCAGCTTTTTGAAGGCTTCAACTCCCTCAATGATTAGACTAGAGGGTAAGCAAAAACAGTCTTCCAGAAGCCCACATTCCTCATTTAAAAGCTTTGCAttaaatgggagggaggtggggagggacgggtgggtgggctgagatgggagtaaaggacagaaaactgtacttgaacaatgattaaaataaaataaaaaaattttaaagttttggagAAAGCCCTTTTTTGGACTATGGCTGAGTTACACAAAGCTCTAAGAAAATGTAGTTCTCTAGTTTCCTACAGAGAACCTGGGTATTCTAACTATAGGCTTTCGTACAGAGACAGACAATGAGTAAGAACTAATTAATGTTAGACAGGAGACACTACACAAATGCAGTACGAGCATCTCAAGCTATTAACATAAGGAGCCCTCACCTGCCTCACATGGCCAGTAAATGACAGAGCTGGAGTTTTAACTCAACTCTCTCCAAAGACCGAGCCAGCACTCAGTAAATAAAACTGCCTTAGAAGCTCTTTAACTGACACATATTTGGgtgcctactgtgtaccaggcactgctctaagttATGAAGACACAGTGGGTGAAGGAGACGAAAAAGATGCCTGCCTGTGGGGCACTCTCACGCAAGCTCAGACCGGCAGGCCTTCCCCAACTACCCCAACTACAGTAGTTCCCAGTCACTATATCACAGCACTACTTTGATTCTTCGTACAGCTTCATCAATAGTCTAATTTTCTGATTAACTTGTCTGTGGTCACACTCTGGAATGTGACCTCCATGAGTACGGACCTTGTCtaccctgtgccccaccccctgtCATAGAAAAGACCTTTATAAATAGTTGTTCAATGAACTGATGAAGAGCAGTTTCTAAGCCAGTCTGAGGAGTGGGTAAGGGCTTGAGCCAATCAGTTAGCCTCTCCGAGCTCCAGTGATCACATCGGAAAAAATCAGAATCTAGTTCACAGTGCTATTTTCAGGACTGAGAGAGCGAGGAGCCCAGTACACTCACAAGCTCCTATTATTTACAAAGGAGTAAGTAATCAGTATAGAAATTATATAGATAAGAAACATGTATTCTATTTAAGAGAGGTAAGAAAAAACTGGTTCAAGTGTTTAAAAGTTTGTGATTGAACGTAGTATCTGAAACTTTCAGAAATCAGTCTAATAAGAAAGCATTACTGTACTTAGTTCTTGATGTGGTAATATCTATATTTGggtaacaatattttttaaaaagcatgggaAAATAGCCAATCATAGAACATTTCTCTTCTGCTTAAAACTTAGCCAATATTTTCTTATGTTACTTCAATATAAATACTGCGTTTTAATGACAGAATTCTTTCATAAATAAATGGTTACCCATAACAGGGGGGAAATTCCAACCCTGTATATATTAAAATGCTCAAGAGAATCCATTAACTTAAAACTACTGTAGTTTAGCTGAGTAAACCCAAGTATTATCTTGGGTGCACTTCTAGGCTTTATAAGTGTGTAAACAGTGTATTACGTAGATATGGTTGGTCCCTTCCGTCACTCACATTCTGTAAACATTTAGGCTTTATGCAAAGGCCGCCCTCCAGTGGTTCCCAGGAACTTAGGAAATTAAGCTTAAACACACTGAAAAACATAGATTTCCTGTTTTGGGATGGACCTCAGACCTCACTCAGAGGAGCCCACCGAGAATTTACGCACGGAACCTATCtcagaaaaacatacacactcGTTTTCTGCACTATTAGGTAATTCGATTCGCGGAGCCTCAGAAAGTCCTTCCGTGGGTCTCCTTCCGGAGAAGGCTTACCTCTctagctgttttttttcttttattgttcaagtacagtttctagCTGTTTTCAATGGACTGACGGCATCTATGCAAGCTAAGCAAGTCACTTCAACGCGGGAAAAGCTCTCAATCCAAAATAAAGGCTCGCGGGAATCCTGGCCCACAGGATGGGCTCCGGCCATCACACTTACTTCAAAAGCAGAATAGTCCGGCGCTGTCAGGTAGCTCAGGTAGTTCTTCGTAGGCCGGTATCTGCGAGTTTCCTCCTCCACCAGCGCCGCAGCCTAAGGACGAGAAGATGGGCCACTGTCGGGGCAGCAATTGTAAGGGGCCTCTTCCAGCCCGAGGGCCGGCGAGCGCCGAGTCCCCGACGTAGACGCCCCGAACTCACCGCTTCCCGCACACCAGGCGCTTCATAACCTTGGTCAAAATACGGCAGCGCATCCACGACAACCTCGCCAGCCACCAGCCCAGTGCCCGCCATGCTTAAGTTCGCCCGAGTTTTCCGAGTCTGCGCAGGCTCAGGCCCGTTTCACGACGCCTGCGCCCACCGCCGACGATTTACGGCGCGTGCGTGTCGGCTTTGACGCACGCGGAGTTGTTCATTCTGGAGGCGCGCCCTCCCGACAGCTAGAATGCGCCGGGCCCTTTTGTGTTGGGCGGACATGACGTCACGTCGTGGCGTCCCAGTCCGTGGAACGCCTGAACTTCCGGTGCCCCGCCCCTACTCCGCACCACTGTTTTGCAGCGGATGGGAGCTAGTTAGTGCAGGAGTGGGGCTTTGGGTTTTCACCAAATCGCTGAAAGCTGGGACGGAATCCTGTACCACTTTTGGAGGGAACTGGCCCGCGGATTTGGCGGACAGAGAGAAACGGGTTTCCCACCTCGGTGTACTTTTCTAACCCTCCATGGTCTCTCCTACCTGGCGTGCTCTACCCACACTGTTGTCGGCACCCTGACACTCCCTGCGTTGGATAGAGCAGTTTTTCCCCAGACTCTAGAAGTGGGCGCCGGTCTCCAGCTGGAATTCAGAAGCTTTATTGGTTGCCTAACAAAGGGAACCTTCTCTACACCAGGGCGAGTTTGGTAAACTGCTCACTAACCCCAGCTTTCAAAAATCCTGTCACTTTGCCTTTAGGTCATTTATAAAAATCCAATCATTTTGTTAGGACACCTGGTAATAAGAATATACTCTGCCCAGTGTGCAACCTAAAGTCTGGCTTTGCCAAGGGCCTGGGAATGTTGGCCACAGTTACTAAGCCTGGTTAGTCTAGGGTCAATTTGGATTATGttaaatttttcttaacttttagagagggggaaaggagggtaGTTagcttttagttattttattagttttattggggtgacattggtcaataaaattatataggtttcaataGATTTCTATGATACGTGATCtctatattgtgttgtgtgtccaccacccaaagtcaaatcatctccCATCACCGTGTGTTTGCCTCCCTTTATAActccccagcccctcttcccgctggtaaccaccatactcttgtctctgagtttcagttttatatcccacatatgagtgaaatcatatggttcttaccTTTTCCTGACTGACCTATTTCACTTgccataatattttcaaggtgcATCCATGGTGTCACAATGACAGCATTTCGCCTTTTTTTATGGCTCAGTAGCATTCCTTAGAATATATATACTACATCTCCTTTATCCAATCCCCTATCAAAGGGCATTTTGGTAGTTTCCACTTCTTGGCCACAGTGAATAGTGCTGCCATGAAGCCGGGGGTACATTTATCTTTGCaaacaaatgttttcaagtttttcaggtgGATAACCCAGAAGAGAGATTGCTGGCTCACATTGTAACTCTATTCCTAATTTTCTGAGGACCCGCcagctgttttccatagtggctgtaccagtctacattcccaccagccctgaatgagagttcctttatctccacaacctctccaacacttgttattacttgtcttgttgataacagccattctaacaggtgggaGGAGGTATCTCATTgctgttttgatttgcatttccctaatagcaagtgaagttgagcatctttacatattatctgttggccatttgtttgtcttcttgggagaagtgtctgttcaggtcttctgcccatttttatatcggattgtttgtttggtgtttggTTGTATgagctgtttttatattttgaatattaaccccttgttggagctgttgtttgtaagtatctcccattcagttggtagccttttttgttggtggtttcttttgctgtgcagaagtttttagtttgatacagtcccattcatttatttttgcctttacttcccttgcctttggggtcaaattcataaagtcTTCTCTAAGACCAAAGTCCATGAGCTTAGTACCTATTTTTTCTAtgcaatttattgtttcagatcttatatttagatctttgatccatttgaattaatttttgtgtatggggaAAAcccagtctagtttcattctttgcatgtggctttccaattttcccagcaccatttattgaataggctgccttttccccactgtgtgtttctggcttctttgtcaaaaattatttggccaCACACGTGttttgatttctgggctctcaattctgttccattggtttgtgtgtttttctgccagtaccatgctCTTTGGATTATTGTAAGCTCTGTAGAATAATTTGAAGTCAGTTGTGTGATGCctctggcttcattcttttttctcagtattattttggctattcagggtcttttgttgttccatacaaatttgatattttgttctatttctttaaaaatgccattgggattttaaGGGGGATTGCATTAagtctgtatattgctttgggtagtatggccattttaactatgctgcttctttcaatccatgaacatggtatatctttccatttcattgtgtctttttcaatctggtttaataatgctttatagttttcagGATACAGCTCCTTCATATCTTaagttcattcctaggtattgtaTTTTTTGGTGCAATTGCAgaaggatttattttattttcatttcttttcctgaaattttattgttagtatataggaacACAGTGGGTTTTTATGcattgattttgtgtcctgcaactttactgtatttgtttattgtttctaatagtttttttggtggtgtcTTTAGGGCtttctatatacagaatcatgtcacctgcaaaaagTGACATCAGATTGTCTTTTAATCTATTAGATAAATGTGCTAGCTATAGATTTAAGTGaagtaaaatatctttatatcataagcaattttatttaaaatgctccAAGAGACCCatggaatttttgtatttattcatcaGAAGAACTGTAAACAACATTTTATACAAATCTTAAGGAATTCTTTTACGAACATGTCCAGAAttcataaaactttataaaacaaaacagaccTAGGAAAAGGAAGCAGCTTCAGATCCCAGG
This portion of the Phyllostomus discolor isolate MPI-MPIP mPhyDis1 chromosome 14, mPhyDis1.pri.v3, whole genome shotgun sequence genome encodes:
- the BCAS2 gene encoding pre-mRNA-splicing factor SPF27, translating into MAGTGLVAGEVVVDALPYFDQGYEAPGVREAAAALVEEETRRYRPTKNYLSYLTAPDYSAFETDIMRNEFERLAARQPIELLSMKRYELPAPSSGQKNDITAWQECVNNSMAQLEHQAVRIENLELMSQHGCNAWKVYNENLVHMIEHAQKELQKLRKHIQDLNWQRKNMQLTAGSKLREMESNWVSLVSKNYEIERTIVQLENEVFQMKQQHGEANKENIRQDF